The following coding sequences are from one Pseudomonas oryzae window:
- the cyoE gene encoding heme o synthase has translation MTTLVHERQTQAVWHDYLELTKPKVVVLMLITSLVGMLLASDGWVPLSVLLAGNLGIALCAGAAAAVNHVVDRRIDAIMARTRLRPLVAGRVSPRAALLFAGALALAGQLLLLAFTNPLTAWLTLASLVGYAVIYTGFLKRATPQNIVIGGIAGAAPPMLGWTAVTGQLDAEALLLVLIIFAWTPPHFWALAIHRKDDYAKAEIPMLPVTHGERYTKLHILLYTLILFAVSLLPFVIHMSGPLYLAGAVLLGARFLDWAWALYRDSRPQAALNTFKYSITYLFALFIALLADHYLVLNLSP, from the coding sequence ATGACCACACTGGTACACGAGCGCCAGACCCAAGCCGTCTGGCACGACTATCTGGAGCTGACCAAACCCAAGGTGGTGGTGCTGATGCTGATCACCTCGCTGGTCGGCATGCTGCTGGCCAGCGACGGCTGGGTGCCGTTGTCCGTGCTGCTGGCCGGCAACCTCGGCATCGCCCTGTGCGCCGGCGCGGCGGCGGCGGTCAACCACGTGGTCGACCGCCGCATCGACGCCATCATGGCGCGCACCCGCCTGCGCCCGCTGGTGGCCGGGCGCGTCTCGCCGCGGGCGGCGCTGCTGTTCGCCGGCGCCCTGGCGCTGGCCGGCCAGCTGTTGCTGCTGGCCTTCACCAACCCGCTGACGGCCTGGCTGACCCTGGCCTCGCTGGTCGGCTACGCGGTGATCTACACCGGCTTCCTCAAGCGCGCCACACCGCAGAACATCGTCATCGGCGGCATCGCCGGGGCGGCGCCGCCGATGCTCGGCTGGACCGCGGTGACCGGCCAGCTGGACGCCGAGGCGCTGCTGCTGGTGCTGATCATCTTCGCCTGGACGCCGCCGCACTTCTGGGCGCTGGCCATCCACCGCAAGGACGACTACGCCAAGGCGGAGATCCCCATGCTGCCGGTGACCCACGGCGAGCGCTACACCAAGCTGCACATCCTGCTCTACACCCTGATCCTGTTCGCCGTCAGCCTGCTGCCCTTCGTCATCCACATGAGCGGGCCGCTGTACCTGGCCGGCGCCGTGCTGCTCGGCGCGCGCTTCCTCGACTGGGCCTGGGCGTTGTACCGTGACAGCCGACCGCAGGCCGCGCTGAACACCTTCAAGTACTCTATTACCTACCTGTTCGCCCTGTTCATCGCCCTGCTCGCCGATCACTACCTCGTCCTGAACCTGAGTCCATGA
- a CDS encoding COX15/CtaA family protein: MAFSARPGFRLALAATLLALLVVMLGAYTRLTHAGLGCPDWPGCYGFIGVPQSAEQLAHAERHFPEAPVEAEKGWNEMVHRYFAGSLGLLILALAIRALRWRQHAGQPLRLPLALLALVLLQAAFGMWTVTLKLWPQVVTAHLLGGFATLGLLFLLTLRLSAALPPLAVPARLRALAALALLAVVGQIALGGWVSSNYAAVACVDLPTCHGQWWPAMDFANGFHLSQHIGPNYLGGQLDSEARTAIHMSHRLGALLVSLLLLTLAGQLWRAGLSRLAGLLLLALGVQLGLGISNVLLHLPLAVAVAHNLGGAALLLVLVLVNYRLRAAPRAVRLPLRDSQALSRLRAAGEP; encoded by the coding sequence ATGGCTTTCTCAGCACGACCGGGCTTCCGCCTGGCACTGGCCGCCACCCTGCTGGCGCTGCTGGTGGTGATGCTCGGTGCCTATACCCGTCTGACCCATGCCGGGCTCGGCTGCCCCGACTGGCCGGGTTGCTACGGCTTCATCGGCGTACCGCAGAGCGCCGAACAGCTCGCCCATGCCGAACGGCACTTCCCGGAGGCCCCGGTGGAAGCGGAGAAGGGCTGGAACGAGATGGTCCACCGCTACTTCGCCGGCAGCCTCGGCCTGCTGATCCTGGCCCTCGCCATCCGCGCGCTGCGCTGGCGCCAGCACGCCGGCCAGCCGCTCCGGCTGCCGCTGGCCCTGCTGGCGCTGGTGTTGCTGCAGGCGGCTTTCGGCATGTGGACGGTGACCCTCAAGCTGTGGCCGCAGGTGGTCACCGCCCACCTGCTCGGCGGCTTCGCCACCCTCGGCCTGCTGTTCCTGCTGACCCTGCGCCTGTCCGCCGCGCTGCCGCCGCTGGCCGTGCCGGCGCGGCTGCGCGCCCTCGCCGCGCTGGCGCTGCTCGCGGTGGTCGGGCAGATCGCCCTAGGCGGCTGGGTGAGCAGCAACTACGCGGCGGTGGCCTGCGTCGATCTGCCGACCTGCCATGGCCAGTGGTGGCCGGCGATGGACTTCGCCAACGGCTTCCACCTCTCCCAGCACATCGGTCCCAACTACCTCGGCGGCCAGCTCGACAGCGAAGCGCGCACTGCCATCCACATGAGCCATCGCCTCGGCGCCCTGCTGGTCAGCCTGCTGCTGCTGACCCTGGCCGGGCAGCTGTGGCGCGCCGGCCTGTCGCGTCTGGCCGGCCTGCTGCTGCTGGCGCTCGGTGTGCAGCTCGGCCTGGGGATTTCCAACGTGCTGCTGCACCTGCCGCTGGCCGTGGCGGTGGCGCATAACCTGGGCGGGGCGGCGCTGCTGCTGGTGCTGGTGCTGGTCAACTACCGCCTGCGTGCGGCGCCGCGCGCGGTGCGTCTGCCGCTGCGCGACAGCCAGGCGCTGTCCCGCCTGCGGGCCGCCGGGGAACCATGA
- a CDS encoding SURF1 family protein: protein MTSLAGTRTARAPRFRPGLLPSLLVLALLPLLIGLGSWQVQRAVEKRLLLAEQAARSQAPALDLRELEMGDPAFRRVRLVGAFDAAHSLLLDNRQRGGRVGVELLQPFLDRPSGRWVLVNRGWLPWPDRRVPPAFDTPAGELSLLATVYRPPGAAFLLGEAGSTAGWPRLVNAVDAPALWRELRRDGLGDELRLQPGPVSYVGDWPAVNMGPEKHLGYAVQWFALAATLLGLYLWLGLKQAREVRDGFRSDA from the coding sequence ATGACCAGCCTTGCCGGCACGCGCACAGCCCGGGCGCCGCGCTTCCGCCCGGGGCTGCTGCCGAGCCTGCTGGTGCTGGCGCTGCTGCCGCTGCTGATCGGCCTCGGCAGCTGGCAAGTGCAGCGCGCCGTGGAGAAGCGCCTGCTGCTGGCCGAGCAGGCGGCGCGCAGCCAGGCGCCGGCGCTGGACCTGCGCGAGCTGGAGATGGGCGATCCGGCCTTCCGCCGCGTGCGCCTGGTCGGCGCGTTCGACGCCGCGCACAGCCTGCTGCTGGACAATCGCCAGCGCGGCGGGCGGGTCGGCGTCGAGCTGCTGCAGCCGTTCCTCGACCGGCCCAGCGGGCGCTGGGTGCTGGTCAACCGTGGCTGGCTGCCCTGGCCAGACCGGCGCGTGCCGCCGGCGTTCGATACCCCGGCGGGCGAGCTGAGCCTGCTGGCCACGGTGTACCGGCCGCCGGGCGCCGCCTTTCTGCTCGGCGAGGCCGGGAGCACGGCGGGCTGGCCGCGGCTGGTCAACGCGGTGGACGCGCCGGCGTTGTGGCGCGAGCTGCGCCGCGATGGCCTGGGCGACGAACTCCGCCTGCAACCGGGGCCGGTCAGCTACGTCGGCGACTGGCCGGCGGTGAACATGGGCCCCGAGAAGCATCTGGGCTATGCCGTGCAGTGGTTCGCCCTGGCGGCGACCTTGCTCGGTCTGTATCTGTGGTTGGGTCTGAAGCAGGCACGGGAGGTGCGCGATGGGTTCCGCTCTGACGCTTGA
- a CDS encoding cytochrome c oxidase subunit 3, whose product MATHEQYYVPEQSKWPIIATLGLLVTVVGLGTWFNDLKAARADSSGPLIFFVGALLLAWMLFGWFGNVIHESRSGLYSAQMDRSFRWGMRWFIFSEVMFFAAFFGALFYLRVFAGPWLDGEGDKGVSAMLWPDFQFSWPLLDNPDPKAYPAPQGIIDPWHLPLINTVLLVSSSFTLTFAHHALRHARRGALKAWLALTVLLGVAFLVLQAEEYVHAYTELDLTLASGVYGATFFMLTGFHGAHVTIGALMLTVMLIRILRGHFAPEQHFGFEAASWYWHFVDVVWVGLFIFVYVL is encoded by the coding sequence ATGGCTACGCACGAGCAGTACTACGTTCCCGAGCAGAGCAAGTGGCCGATCATCGCCACCCTCGGCCTGCTGGTCACGGTGGTCGGCCTGGGCACCTGGTTCAACGACCTCAAGGCGGCGCGCGCCGACTCCAGCGGCCCGCTGATCTTCTTCGTCGGCGCGCTGCTGCTGGCCTGGATGCTGTTCGGCTGGTTCGGTAACGTCATCCACGAGAGCCGCAGCGGCCTGTACAGCGCGCAGATGGACCGCTCGTTCCGCTGGGGCATGCGCTGGTTCATCTTCTCCGAGGTGATGTTCTTCGCCGCCTTCTTCGGCGCGCTGTTCTACCTGCGGGTGTTCGCCGGACCGTGGCTGGACGGCGAGGGCGACAAGGGCGTCAGCGCCATGCTGTGGCCGGACTTCCAGTTCAGCTGGCCGCTGCTCGACAACCCCGATCCCAAGGCCTACCCGGCGCCGCAGGGGATCATCGACCCCTGGCACCTGCCGCTGATCAACACCGTGCTGCTGGTGTCCTCCAGCTTCACCCTCACCTTCGCCCACCACGCCCTGCGCCACGCCAGGCGCGGCGCGCTCAAGGCCTGGCTGGCGCTGACCGTGCTGCTCGGCGTGGCCTTCCTGGTGCTGCAGGCCGAGGAGTACGTGCACGCCTACACCGAACTCGACCTGACCCTAGCCTCCGGCGTCTACGGCGCCACCTTCTTCATGCTCACCGGCTTCCACGGCGCCCACGTCACCATCGGCGCGCTGATGCTGACGGTGATGCTGATCCGCATCCTGCGCGGCCACTTCGCCCCGGAGCAGCACTTCGGCTTCGAGGCGGCCAGCTGGTACTGGCACTTCGTCGACGTGGTGTGGGTCGGCCTGTTCATCTTCGTCTACGTGCTCTAG
- a CDS encoding cytochrome c oxidase assembly protein has product MSDSLDTRRLVRRLLLVVVAMFGFGFALVPLYDVMCQAFGINGKTAGAWSGSQQVDAARTVRVQFLATNAAGMTWQFAPQEDELVVHPGAVNQMLFVAHNPTDRAMTAQAIPSVAPSKAAAYFHKTECFCFTQQVLQPGERIEMPVRFIVDRDLPADVQHLTLGYTLFDITARQPVARNGG; this is encoded by the coding sequence ATGAGCGACAGCCTCGATACCCGCCGTCTGGTCCGCCGCCTGCTGCTGGTGGTGGTGGCGATGTTCGGTTTCGGCTTCGCCCTGGTGCCGCTGTACGACGTGATGTGCCAGGCCTTCGGTATCAACGGCAAGACCGCCGGCGCCTGGAGCGGCAGCCAGCAGGTGGACGCGGCGCGCACGGTGCGCGTGCAGTTCCTCGCCACCAACGCCGCCGGGATGACCTGGCAGTTCGCCCCGCAGGAGGATGAGCTGGTGGTGCATCCCGGCGCGGTCAACCAGATGCTGTTCGTCGCTCACAACCCGACCGACCGAGCGATGACCGCCCAGGCCATCCCCAGCGTGGCGCCGAGCAAGGCGGCGGCCTACTTCCACAAGACCGAGTGCTTCTGCTTCACCCAGCAGGTGCTGCAGCCCGGCGAGCGCATCGAGATGCCGGTGCGCTTCATCGTCGACCGCGACCTGCCGGCCGACGTGCAGCACCTGACCCTGGGCTACACGCTGTTCGACATCACCGCCCGCCAGCCCGTGGCCCGCAACGGCGGCTAA
- the ctaD gene encoding cytochrome c oxidase subunit I has protein sequence MSAAIDSHPEHGHAAHGPAKGLMRWVLTTNHKDIGTMYLVFSFAMFLFGGSMAMVIRAELFQPGLQIVQPEFFNQMTTMHGLIMVFGAVMPAFVGLANWMIPLMIGAPDMALPRMNNFSFWLLPAAFGLLASTLFMEGGGPNFGWTFYAPLSTTYAPESVTFFIFAVHLMGISSIMGAINVIATVLNLRAPGMTLMQMPLFVWTWLITAFLLIAVMPVLAGVVTMMLMDIHFGTSFFSAAGGGDPVLFQHVFWFFGHPEVYIMILPAFGAVSAIIPTFSRKQLFGYTSMVYATGAIAFLSFIVWAHHMFTVGIPLTGELFFMYATMLIAVPTGVKVFNWVSTMWRGSLSFEAPMLFAVAFVILFTIGGFSGLMLAIAPADFQYHDTYFVVAHFHYVLVPGAIFGIFASTYYWLPKWTGHMYDETLARLHFWLSFVGMNLAFFPMHFVGLAGMPRRIPDYNLMFANFNMVSSVGAFLFGATQLLFLFIVIKCVRGGPQAADKPWDGAHGLEWTVPSPAPYHTFQTPPEVDERSRLH, from the coding sequence ATGAGCGCAGCGATCGACTCCCATCCGGAGCACGGCCACGCCGCCCACGGCCCGGCCAAGGGCCTGATGCGTTGGGTGCTGACCACCAACCACAAGGACATCGGCACGATGTACCTGGTGTTCAGCTTCGCCATGTTTCTGTTCGGCGGCAGCATGGCCATGGTCATCCGCGCCGAACTGTTCCAGCCCGGCCTGCAGATCGTCCAGCCGGAATTCTTCAACCAGATGACCACCATGCACGGGCTGATCATGGTGTTCGGCGCGGTGATGCCGGCCTTCGTCGGCCTGGCCAACTGGATGATCCCGCTGATGATCGGCGCGCCGGACATGGCCCTGCCGCGGATGAACAACTTCAGCTTCTGGCTGCTGCCGGCGGCCTTCGGCCTGCTCGCCAGCACCCTGTTCATGGAGGGTGGCGGCCCCAACTTCGGCTGGACCTTCTATGCGCCGCTATCCACCACCTACGCGCCGGAGAGCGTCACCTTCTTCATCTTCGCCGTGCACCTGATGGGCATCAGCTCGATCATGGGCGCGATCAACGTGATCGCCACCGTGCTCAACCTGCGCGCGCCGGGCATGACCCTGATGCAGATGCCGCTGTTCGTCTGGACCTGGCTGATCACCGCCTTCCTGCTGATCGCGGTGATGCCGGTGCTGGCCGGGGTGGTGACGATGATGCTGATGGACATCCACTTCGGCACCAGCTTCTTCAGCGCCGCCGGCGGCGGCGACCCGGTGCTGTTCCAGCACGTGTTCTGGTTCTTCGGCCACCCCGAGGTGTACATCATGATCCTGCCCGCGTTCGGCGCGGTCAGCGCGATCATCCCCACCTTCAGTCGCAAGCAGCTGTTCGGCTACACCTCGATGGTCTACGCCACCGGCGCGATCGCCTTCCTGTCGTTCATCGTCTGGGCGCACCACATGTTCACCGTCGGCATTCCGCTGACCGGCGAGCTGTTCTTCATGTACGCCACCATGCTGATCGCCGTGCCCACCGGGGTGAAGGTGTTCAACTGGGTCAGCACCATGTGGCGCGGCTCGCTGAGCTTCGAGGCGCCGATGCTGTTCGCCGTGGCCTTCGTCATCCTGTTCACCATCGGCGGCTTCTCCGGACTGATGCTGGCCATCGCTCCGGCGGACTTCCAGTACCACGACACCTACTTCGTGGTGGCGCACTTCCACTACGTACTGGTGCCGGGAGCGATCTTCGGCATCTTCGCCTCGACCTACTACTGGCTGCCGAAGTGGACCGGGCACATGTACGACGAGACCCTGGCCAGGCTGCACTTCTGGCTGTCCTTCGTCGGCATGAACCTGGCCTTCTTCCCCATGCACTTCGTCGGCCTGGCCGGCATGCCGCGGCGCATCCCCGACTACAACCTGATGTTCGCCAACTTCAACATGGTCTCCAGCGTCGGCGCCTTCCTGTTCGGCGCCACCCAGCTGCTGTTCCTGTTCATCGTCATCAAGTGCGTGCGCGGCGGGCCGCAGGCGGCCGACAAGCCGTGGGACGGCGCCCACGGCCTGGAGTGGACGGTGCCTTCGCCGGCGCCCTACCACACCTTCCAGACCCCGCCGGAAGTCGACGAGCGCAGCCGCCTGCACTGA
- the coxB gene encoding cytochrome c oxidase subunit II, which produces MLRLPQFWLGATLTSTALTARADWTINMGAGATEVSRSVFDLHMTIFWICVVIGVVVFGAMFWSMLMHRRSQGQQPAQFHEHTWVEILWTIVPFVILVLMAVPATRTLIAIYDNSEPDLDVQVTAYQWKWHYKYLGQDVEFFSNLATPRAQIDNLAPKDQHYLLEVDNPLVVPVGAKVRFLVTAADVIHSWWVPALAVKKDAIPGFVNEAWTRIDQPGLYRGQCTELCGKDHGFMPIVVEAKSAEDYAAWLAERKAEALEARELTGKEWSFDELMARGEKAYQTSCAACHQPSGEGMPPVFPALKGSAIATGPKEGHMGIVVDGKPGTAMAAFGKQLSEVDLAAIITYERNAWGNKTGDMVTPQEIAAFKNSAK; this is translated from the coding sequence CAGCCGCTCGGTGTTCGACCTGCACATGACCATCTTCTGGATCTGCGTGGTCATCGGCGTGGTGGTGTTCGGCGCGATGTTCTGGTCGATGCTCATGCATCGACGTAGCCAGGGCCAGCAGCCGGCGCAGTTCCACGAGCACACCTGGGTGGAGATCCTCTGGACCATCGTGCCCTTCGTCATCCTCGTGCTGATGGCGGTGCCGGCCACCCGCACGCTGATCGCCATCTACGACAACAGCGAGCCCGACCTCGACGTGCAGGTCACCGCCTACCAGTGGAAGTGGCACTACAAGTACCTGGGCCAGGACGTCGAGTTCTTCAGCAACCTCGCCACGCCGCGCGCGCAGATCGACAACCTGGCGCCCAAGGACCAGCACTACCTGCTGGAAGTGGACAACCCGCTGGTGGTGCCGGTCGGCGCCAAGGTGCGCTTCCTGGTCACCGCCGCCGACGTGATCCACTCCTGGTGGGTGCCGGCGCTGGCGGTGAAGAAGGACGCCATTCCCGGTTTCGTCAACGAGGCCTGGACGCGCATCGACCAGCCCGGCCTGTACCGCGGCCAGTGCACCGAGCTGTGCGGCAAGGACCACGGCTTCATGCCCATCGTCGTCGAGGCCAAGAGCGCCGAGGACTATGCCGCCTGGCTGGCCGAGCGCAAGGCCGAGGCGCTCGAGGCCAGGGAGCTGACCGGCAAGGAGTGGAGCTTCGACGAGCTGATGGCGCGCGGCGAAAAGGCCTACCAGACCAGCTGCGCGGCCTGTCACCAGCCCTCGGGCGAAGGCATGCCGCCGGTGTTCCCGGCGCTCAAGGGCTCTGCGATCGCCACCGGGCCGAAAGAGGGGCACATGGGCATCGTGGTCGACGGCAAGCCGGGCACCGCCATGGCCGCCTTCGGCAAGCAGCTGTCCGAGGTCGATCTGGCCGCGATCATCACCTACGAGCGCAACGCCTGGGGCAACAAGACCGGGGACATGGTCACGCCGCAGGAGATCGCGGCGTTCAAGAATTCCGCCAAGTAA